CGTCGAGCGTACGCCGTCGCGGTAGGACGCCGCGCCGACGCCCAGCCCAACGTACTCCCCGTTCGCCCAATAGTTCGCGTTATGCGCGCAGCGGTGGCTGGGACGCGCGAAGTTGCTGATCTCGTAATGTTCGAAACCGGCGCGCTCGAGTACGTCAATGGCAATCTCGTACAGATCGGCTTCGGCATCCTGATCCGGGAAGGCGCCCGGCTCGCGTTCTTGCCAGGCGGCATACGGAGTTCCGGTTTCGACCGTCAAGCCGTACGTTGAGATGTGATCCGGATGCAGTGCGAGCGCCGCCTCAAGCGATTCGCGCCAGCTTTGCGGCGTCTGGCCCGGAACGCCGAAGATCAAATCGAGGCTGACGCTCTGCACCCCGGCAGCTCGGGCGGCTTCGACCGCAGTTCGGACGTCGCGCGGTTCGTGGCGCCGGCCAAGCGTTCGTATCTCGGATGCGACAAAGGATTGCACGCCGATCGAAAGTCTCGTAACGCCCGCGGCGACATACGCGTTCAGTTCGGCAGCGCTCACCAACTCCGGGTTTACCTCGATCGTCGTTTCGCGCCCGGGTTCTCCCGGAAAAACGTCGCCGATTCGGGCGAGCAATTCGGCAATCTCGCCCGCCGCATACGTGTTCGGCGTTCCGCCACCAAGGAACACGGTATCACTGTCATGCTGAGGTATCGCTTCGACATTGCTCAGCACAGGCTCCGCGCCCCGAGGAGCGCGCTCTGCGCGCTCTACGAGGGGCAAACCTTCAATCTCGCAATACAGCGCTTGCAGGTAGCGATCGGCAAGGCTTCGCTTGTGCGGCCACTTTGCAAAATCGCAGTACGGACAGATGTACGGACAGAACGGGAGATGGACGTAAATGCCGGTCACTGTGCGGAAAATACCCCAACCGCGCCGGGCCCGCCGTGCGTCGCAATAACCGGTCCGGCCTCCAAGACCTCGAGCATCTTCGGACGCACGCCGCCGAAGGCGCTCTCCAAGCGGGCGCGCACGGATTCGGCCAGCTCGCTGGCGTTCGTGTGCATCACCAGAAAGCGGGCGGCTGAAATATCAGTGACGTTACGCAACGCCAACTCGATCATCGCTGCTTGCGCGCGTGCAAACGTTCTCACCTGAGCTTCGGCAACTATTTCACCATCTTTTAAAGAGAGCACCGACACGATCTTCATCAGCGTACCGATCGCGGCTCGCGCCTTTCCGATCCGGCCGGTCCGAACGACGTGCGAGAGATCCGGAAGGCAGGCATACAGCCGCTGCACGCGTCTCTCGCGCTCGAGCCCCGCCACGATCTCTTCGAGGCTCGCGCCGGCCCGAGCCAGATCGTTCGCCACCCGGGCCTGCATTCCCAAACCGCCGGCAACGCTCTCCGAGTCGAAGACAACGATGCGCGCCTCCGGAAAATGGGCCGCCGCTGCGGTTGCGGCGTTGATCGTCCCTGACAGCTTCGAACTGATCACCACGCAAACGATCTCGCGGCCCGCCGCGGCCAGAGGCGCAAAGGCTTCTTCAAACATGCGCGCGGTCGGCTGCGAAGTTTTGGGCAGCTCGGGCTCGCCGGCCAGCTTCGCGTAAAATTCGCGCCGGCTAAGATCGACGTAATCGCGATAGCTGCGATCGCCCCAGATCACAAAAAGAGGAACCACCGTAATGCCGAGTTCGCTTGCACGCCGCGGCTCGATATCCGACGTGCTGTCGGTTACAACGGCAACCGGCATGCGAGGTGCTAGACCTCGGTTAGAGTCGGTGAAACGAGCTCGCTGATCCGGCCGACGACGTCGTTGCGGACTTCGTCCGCCGCCACGCGAATGGCGCCTTTGATCGCATTGCGCGAAGCGCGTCCGTGCGTGACGATGCAGTTTCCCCGGAGGCCGAGCAACGGCGCACCGCCATACTCTTCGTAATCAAATTTCCGGCGCAGACCGCGCAGCGCGGGTGCAACTAAAGCGGCGCCGATTTTTGTGACGAAGTTTCCGCCGAGAATTGTCTCACGAATGACCTTGCCCAGATCGCTGATGAGTCCCTCACCCATCTTCAGCACCACGTTGCCCACAAAACCGTCTACGACGACCACGTCGGCCGCATTGTGGAAAAGATCCTTGCCCTCGACGTTGCCGATGAAATTGATCGGCGCTTTTTCAAGCAGTTTCGCAGCCTCGAGCACTTGCGCGTTGCCCTTGCTGCGTTCTTCGCCGATCGAGAGAATCGCCACGCGCGGGTTTGCGATCTGCAGCCCCGCTTTCGCATACGCCGATCCCATGATGCCGAATTGTTCGAGCCATTCGGGCCGGCAGTCCACGTTAGCTCCGGAGTCGAGCAAAACCATCGGCCCGTTGAGCGCCGGCCACACCGTTGCAATTGCCGGCCGCGCCACGCCGGCGATCGGACGGAGTTTGACCAGCGCGATCCCCAAAAACGCCGCGCTGTTGCCGGCAGAAACCACTGCATCGGCGCGCCCTTCTTTCACCGCTTCGACCGCGACGCCGAGCGACGTATCCGCGGAGATGCGAAGCGCCTGCGATGCGGGCATGTCCATCGGAATGTTTTGCGGCGCATGCACGATGGCAATGTGTGCGCTTGCCGCGCCTCGCAGAAGCGGCCGTATCTGAGCCTCGTCTCCGGCAAGCGTTATGTCGGCGTAGTCCTGCTCCGCGGCCAACAGCGCACCGGCCACGATCTCTCCCGGGGCGTGATCGCCGCCCATCGCGTCGACGATGATCCGCGGGCGCGCGTTATTCATCTCGCGAGATCCAGAACTCGAGGTCGCGCTGACCGCCAAAATAATATTCGACGTCTGCCGCGGGGAAGGAAGCGCTTAACTCCTGCGCCAGCCGCTGCGCGTCGCGCTCCTTTTGCGCGCCGCCATAATACACGGTGATCAGTCCTCCATCTCGTGCGCCCATTGCCTCGAGCGCGTGCTCTGCCGCATCGGCCAGCGACGTGCCGCCGTATAGGTTCCCGCCGCTGGCTGCGGCGGGTTTCCCGCGTGCGACGGTCGTTCCACCGAGAGTCGCGTCCTTCCCGGCAAAGAACACTTGCGCGCTGCGCGAATGCGCGGCCGCGGCAAGGATCTCCGCGACGTCCGCCG
This Candidatus Rubrimentiphilum sp. DNA region includes the following protein-coding sequences:
- the hemW gene encoding radical SAM family heme chaperone HemW; the encoded protein is MTGIYVHLPFCPYICPYCDFAKWPHKRSLADRYLQALYCEIEGLPLVERAERAPRGAEPVLSNVEAIPQHDSDTVFLGGGTPNTYAAGEIAELLARIGDVFPGEPGRETTIEVNPELVSAAELNAYVAAGVTRLSIGVQSFVASEIRTLGRRHEPRDVRTAVEAARAAGVQSVSLDLIFGVPGQTPQSWRESLEAALALHPDHISTYGLTVETGTPYAAWQEREPGAFPDQDAEADLYEIAIDVLERAGFEHYEISNFARPSHRCAHNANYWANGEYVGLGVGAASYRDGVRSTHTRDLEAYMSAALEGRMIPQESERLEGARRAGEAVMLALRTAQGLSFAAFKERYGFEFLEYYAQIVEPYRTAGLLEIDAAGARLTRRGRFVANDICATFITLP
- a CDS encoding DegV family protein; the protein is MPVAVVTDSTSDIEPRRASELGITVVPLFVIWGDRSYRDYVDLSRREFYAKLAGEPELPKTSQPTARMFEEAFAPLAAAGREIVCVVISSKLSGTINAATAAAAHFPEARIVVFDSESVAGGLGMQARVANDLARAGASLEEIVAGLERERRVQRLYACLPDLSHVVRTGRIGKARAAIGTLMKIVSVLSLKDGEIVAEAQVRTFARAQAAMIELALRNVTDISAARFLVMHTNASELAESVRARLESAFGGVRPKMLEVLEAGPVIATHGGPGAVGVFSAQ
- the plsX gene encoding phosphate acyltransferase PlsX — protein: MNNARPRIIVDAMGGDHAPGEIVAGALLAAEQDYADITLAGDEAQIRPLLRGAASAHIAIVHAPQNIPMDMPASQALRISADTSLGVAVEAVKEGRADAVVSAGNSAAFLGIALVKLRPIAGVARPAIATVWPALNGPMVLLDSGANVDCRPEWLEQFGIMGSAYAKAGLQIANPRVAILSIGEERSKGNAQVLEAAKLLEKAPINFIGNVEGKDLFHNAADVVVVDGFVGNVVLKMGEGLISDLGKVIRETILGGNFVTKIGAALVAPALRGLRRKFDYEEYGGAPLLGLRGNCIVTHGRASRNAIKGAIRVAADEVRNDVVGRISELVSPTLTEV